One part of the Cyclobacteriaceae bacterium genome encodes these proteins:
- the ltrA gene encoding group II intron reverse transcriptase/maturase, translating into MTKSLPISKRMVWNSYLKVVAKDGGAGIDHETIQMFNLNMADNLYKLWNRMASGSYFPPAVRTVLIPKKQGGKRPLGIPTVSDRIAQGVVKDYLEPTMEAIFHNSSFGYRPGRSAHDALAQCQRHCQQYGWVLDVDIKGFFDNISHEVMMQLLQQHTQEKWVLIYVERWLKAGVEQEDRSIATRTKGTPQGGVISPLLANVYLHHAFDEWMQEHHKRNPFERYADDIVIHCHSKEDAEQLLAQLKSRMETFKLTLHPGKTKIVYCKNYQRQESHENESFTFLSYSFQPRTIRSKFDKTKRVIVFRAAISTQAKASIRMKLRDILRTKWSNVTLLDFARQLNPQIRGWLNYYAKFDRDEARQVFYYLNGLIRKWIENTHKILGKDKLYKKYREILTANPDLFYHWKQGITA; encoded by the coding sequence ATGACAAAATCATTACCGATCAGTAAACGTATGGTATGGAACAGCTACCTGAAGGTGGTTGCGAAAGACGGAGGTGCAGGAATCGACCACGAGACTATTCAGATGTTCAATCTGAACATGGCCGACAACCTGTACAAACTTTGGAATCGCATGGCATCGGGCAGTTATTTTCCACCTGCGGTTCGGACGGTACTTATTCCCAAGAAGCAAGGCGGTAAGCGGCCGTTAGGCATACCCACGGTAAGCGACCGGATTGCTCAAGGGGTGGTAAAAGATTATCTGGAACCTACAATGGAAGCGATCTTTCACAACAGTTCATTTGGTTACAGGCCAGGCAGGAGTGCACATGATGCATTAGCCCAATGCCAAAGGCACTGTCAGCAGTATGGCTGGGTGCTAGACGTGGATATTAAAGGGTTCTTTGATAACATCAGCCATGAGGTCATGATGCAGCTTCTACAACAACACACCCAAGAGAAATGGGTATTGATATATGTAGAGCGCTGGTTGAAAGCAGGCGTGGAACAGGAAGATCGGAGCATAGCAACCCGGACAAAAGGCACACCGCAAGGAGGTGTAATAAGTCCATTGTTGGCTAACGTATATCTACATCACGCCTTTGACGAGTGGATGCAAGAACATCATAAGCGCAACCCGTTTGAGCGGTATGCAGATGATATTGTCATTCACTGTCATAGTAAAGAAGATGCGGAGCAATTGCTTGCCCAGTTGAAGTCACGGATGGAGACATTTAAACTCACACTACATCCGGGGAAGACGAAGATTGTGTACTGCAAAAATTATCAGCGGCAAGAGAGCCATGAGAATGAGAGCTTCACTTTTCTTAGCTACAGTTTTCAACCCCGGACAATTCGAAGCAAGTTCGACAAGACGAAACGGGTAATTGTTTTTCGGGCAGCGATTAGCACACAAGCTAAAGCCAGCATCAGGATGAAATTACGGGATATACTGCGGACAAAATGGAGCAATGTAACGCTCCTGGATTTTGCCAGGCAGTTAAACCCGCAAATCCGAGGATGGCTGAACTACTACGCCAAATTTGATAGAGATGAAGCACGTCAGGTATTTTATTACTTGAATGGCTTGATTCGGAAATGGATCGAGAACACGCATAAAATACTGGGTAAGGATAAGCTGTATAAGAAGTATCGGGAGATACTCACGGCAAATCCTGACTTGTTTTATCATTGGAAGCAGGGAATAACAGCGTGA